The Athene noctua chromosome 15, bAthNoc1.hap1.1, whole genome shotgun sequence genome contains a region encoding:
- the ZNF598 gene encoding E3 ubiquitin-protein ligase ZNF598, with amino-acid sequence MAASASGAAAGPADGSCVLCCGELEVVALGRCDHPICYRCSVRMRALCGVRYCAVCREELGQVVFGRKLTSFSTIALNQLQHEKKYDIYFTDGDVYALYRKLLQHECSLCPDVKPFNTFADLEQHMRKQHELFCCKLCVKHLKIFTYERKWYSRKDLARHRIHGDPDDTSHRGHPLCKFCDERYLDNDELLKHLRRDHYFCHFCDSDGAQEYYSDYEYLREHFREKHFLCEEGRCSTEQFTHAFRTEIDYKAHKTACHSKNRAEARQNRQIDLQFTYAPRHQRRNEGVIGGEDYEEVDRYNRQGRSGRLGGRGSQQNRRGSWRYKREEEDRDVAAAVRASVAAKRQEEKKRVEDKEESSSRGKKEDLRDSEGLGSKRVPKSSGDAAEAAANGALSQDDFPAIGSAVGPLQGSAQLAAVKLKEEDFPSLSSSAAPTISSGMSLTYTATAKKTAFQEEDFPALVSKMRPNNKTVTNITSAWNNGSSKNVVKAISNPCVNQITKKPSSLSSTKGSKKSNKLSQSDDEDGGGGLTTQEIRNTPTMFDVSSLLAASTSQTFTKVSKKKKMGVEKQRPLSPHPLQETSFPRTSAEKLPEAEQTPNASSALHAPDRSATVLNGHLEKSSVICSTPKEPPGLKKPTVTKKCPLPQEDFPALGSSGSARMPPPPGFNTVVLLKSPPPPPGLSVPVSKPPPGFAVIPSTSISEPVTTSLKESKSCHGSYLIPENFQQRNIQLIQSIKEFLQSDESKFNKFKSHSGQFRQGLISAAQYYKSCRELLGDNFKKIFNELLVLLPDTVKQQELLSAHNDFKIKEKQSSNKSKKNKKNVWQTDSNSDLDCYICPTCKQVLTQQDVVTHKALHIEDEEFPSLQAISRIIS; translated from the exons GTTGTCTTTGGACGGAAACTTACATCCTTCTCAACAATAGCACTTAACCAGTTGCAACATGAGAAGAAATACGACATTTATTTTACGGATGGAGATGTTTATGCACTGTACAG GAAGTTGCTGCAGCACGAATGCTCTTTGTGTCCAGATGTGAAGCCATTCAACACCTTTGCAGATCTGGAACAGCACATGAGGAAGCAGCATGAGCTCTTCTGTTGCAAACTCTGTGTTAAACACTTAAAG atttttacTTATGAGCGGAAATGGTATTCTCGTAAGGACCTTGCCCGTCACCGTATCCATGGAGACCCAGATGACACCTCTCATCGTGGGCATCCCCTGTGTAAATTTTGTGACGAGCGTTATTTGGATAACGATGAGTTACTGAAACACCTAAGACGAGatcattatttttgtcatttctgtGACTCCGATGGCGCTCAGGAATACTACAG CGATTACGAATACCTTCGTGAACACTTCCGCGAAAAGCATTTCCTTTGTGAAGAGGGACGGTGCAGCACGGAACAGTTTACCCATGCTTTCCGCACAGAAATAGATTACAAAGCACACAAAACAGCCTGCCACAGCAAGAACAGGGCAGAAGCCAGGCAGAACCGGCAGATAGACCTTCAGTTCACTTACGCTCCCAGGCACCAGAGGAGGAACGAGG GTGTTATAGGTGGAGAGGACTATGAAGAAGTTGACAGGTACAACAGGCAAGGGAGGTCGGGCAGGCTGGGCGGCCGAGGAAGTCAGCAAAACAGAAGAGGCAGCTGGAGATACAAGAG GGAGGAAGAAGACAGAGACGTTGCGGCAGCAGTTAGGGCATCTGTGGCAGCTAAAcggcaagaagagaaaaaacgGGTAGAAGACAAAGAGGAGAGCAGCAGTAGAGGTAAAAAGGAGGACTTGAGGGATTCTGAAGGGCTCGGCTCCAAACGTGTGCCAAAGTCATCCGGTGATGCTGCAG AAGCAGCTGCTAATGGTGCTTTGAGCCAAGATGACTTTCCAGCAATTGGTTCAGCAGTGGGACCTCTACAAGG CTCTGCCCAGCTAGCGGCAGTTAAGCTTAAAGAAGAAGATTTCCCAAGCTTGTCATCCTCTGCAGCACCCACCATCTCTTCTGGGATGTCTTTGACTTATACAGCAACTGCAAAGAAAACGGCTTTTCAAGAGGAGGATTTTCCAGCTCTGGTGTCCAAAATGAGGCCTAACAATAAAACAGTAACTAACATCACGTCTGCATGGAACAATGGTTCCAGTAAAAATGTGGTCAAAGCCATTAGCAACCCCTGTGTAAACCAGATAACCAAAAAACCATCCTCCTTGAGTAGCACTAAAGGAAGTAAGAAGAGCAATAAACTCTCTCAGTCAGACGATGAAGACGGCGGCGGTGGCTTGACAACCCAGGAGATCAGAAACACGCCAACAATGTTCGATGTATCGTCCTTGCTGGCAGCTTCTACCTCACAAACTTTTACGAAAGTGAGCAAGAAAAAGAAGATGGGGGTTGAGAAGCAGAGACCGTTGTCCCCACACCCATTACAGGAGACGTCGTTTCCCAGGACGTCGGCGGAGAAGCTGCCGGAAGCGGAGCAGACACCGAACGCATCCTCTGCTCTTCACGCCCCTGACAGATCTGCCACGGTCCTGAATGGCCATTTGGAAAAATCATCAGTGATCTGTAGTACACCCAAAGAGCCCCCTGGCCTTAAAAAGCCCACAGTGACTAAGAAATGCCCTTTACCTCAGGAAGACTTCCCAGCTCTTGGGAGCTCAGGATCTGCTCGAATGCCCCCGCCACCAG GCTTTAACACTGTGGTGCTATTAAAGAGTCCTCCTCCACCTCCGGGACTGTCGGTGCCTGTTAGTAAACCCCCTCCAGGTTTTGCTGTTATTCCATCCACCAGTATCTCTGAACCTGTCACTACATCTTTGAAAGA GTCAAAATCCTGTCACGGATCGTACTTGATACCTGAAAACTTTCAGCAAAGGAACATTCAGCTAATACAATctattaaagaatttcttcaaagCGATGAGTCCAAGTTCAATAAATTTAAAAGTCATTCTGGGCAGTTCAGACAG GGTCTGATTTCTGCAGCACAGTATTACAAAAGTTGCCGAGAACTGCTGGGAGACAACTTCAAGAAAATTTTTAACGAGTTGTTGGTGTTGTTGCCGGACACAGTTAAGCAACAAGAACTGCTTTCTGCTCACAACGATttcaaaatcaaagaaaaacaaagctcaaaCAAatccaaaaagaacaaaaagaatgtCTGGCAGACGGACTCCAACTCTGATCTCGACTGCTATATCTGCCCAACGTGTAAGCAAGTACTGACTCAGCAGGACGTTGTCACCCATAAAGCTTTGCATATCGAGGATGAGGAGTTCCCATCCTTACAGGCCATCAGCAGAATCATCAGTTAG